The Rudaeicoccus suwonensis sequence CCGCACTCATGGGAGTCGCGGTCGTCGCAATGGCCGGTGTCATGCACGACGCCATCTCGAGCCGCTCGCTCGAAGGCCCTGTCGCGGCGCTGCTGATCCTCGGGCCGCTCGCGCTGACCGACCTCTTCGGCACGCTGCCCGACGCAGTGGGCGCGCTCGCTCGCGGGCGTCAGGCTCGCGCCCGGCTGCGCAGCCTGGTCGATCAGGAACCAGCGGTCCGGGGAGCCGGCGCTGCGGCATACACGCCGGGCGTGGGGGTTCCGCGCCTCACGACGCAGGAGCTGACCGCGTCGTGGGACGGCGAGCACCGCGATCTGGATGCGACGACGCTCACGGTCGAGCGCGGCGAGCACCTGGCGCTGGTCGGACCCAATGGCGTCGGCAAGTCGACCCTGCTCGCCGTGCTGGCGCGGCAGCTGGATCCGATGTCCGGCAGCTACGAGGTCGACGACCGCGAGGTGCGCACCATGACGCTGGATCAGGTGCGCGAGCGCATCGCCATCGTCGACGACGAGCCGCATGTCTTCGCCGGGAGTCTGCGCGCCAATCTCGTTCTGGCACGGCCGGATTCGACAGATCAGCAGATCGCAGCCGCGCTGGTGGATGCCGGCCTCGGCCGTTGGCTCAGCCAGTTGCCGGAGGGGCTGGACACCCTGCTCGGTGGTGGTCGTGACATCTCCGGCGGCGAGCGTGCCCGGCTGTCGATTGCTCGCGCGATCCTGTCCCGGCGGCCGGTCGTGCTGCTCGACGAGCCGGTCGCGCACTTGGACCAGCCGACCGCACAGGCGGTGATGGACGACCTGCACACAGCGACCTCAGGTTCATCTGTTGTGATCGTCACCCATCAGGTCAGCGCCGAGAGAGGATGTGACCGCACGATTCGTGTGGGTGACCGGCGAGCTGAACAAATGAAGGTGGAGGTGGGCTGATGGCACGCAGATCGACCAAACCGCTCGGTGATCTGGAGCGCGCGGTGATGGAGCAGCTGTGGGCGCTTCCGACCGGCGACGAGCTCACCGTCCGCGAAGTGCACGAGGCGCTCGCAAACCGCGAACTCGCTTACACGACAGTGATGACCGTGCTCGATCGACTGGCCAAGAAGCAACTGGTCACGCGGGTGCGCGACGGGCGGGCCTGGCGTTATCAGGCAGCCGCCAGTCGTGAGCAACTCACTGCCGAGACATTGCGGACCAGCCTTGCTCCGTTGGATGCCGGTGACCGGCAGACCGTGCTGATGCACTTCCTGCAGGATGCGTCGGATGCTGATCTGGCCGCGCTGCGCGCTGGTCTCGCGGAGGTCGAACTCCGCCGCAGCTGAGGATGAGGCGTGTCGAGCAAGGTCGGCACGAGGTGACAAGGCTGCGTGACTTCAGATGTCACCTGTACGCGCAGCAGTCCCGGGCTCGCCGCTACATCGATGGAATGAGCACGGGCAAGCAGAGAGACGCGTGCTTGGGCGGGCAGAGGGGTGTCGCTCAGCGAGCGGCTGTCGGAGTGCTGCGGCTTCATTGCGAAAGACGCAGGAGACTACGCGTACGAAGTGCTCTTGCCACGGTGACGCGCGCTTGCGCCCCTTGTGGCGAGCGTCGAACGAGATTCCTGCACGAGTGGTTCGGGCGAAAACTCAGACGATCTGCATCGTCTTGTATACGGGGCTCAACTCATTCCAGCGTGTGTTCCATATTGACGGTTTGCCGGCCAGTGAGCGGGCGAGATCTTCGAGGTGCGCCTGCCAGCCGGCGCCGTGAAGGTGGAGTTCGGTGAGAGGGATGCGGCGATTCTCGACGACGAGGCGGGTCCTGTCGCCGTCGGCGGTCAGCCACGCCTCGATCTGTTGCTCGTCGTCGGTCTCAGGGAGCATCACCAGCAGCAGATGGTTGGGCGGGTCGCACGCTTCAATGCGTCCGGCGCCCGCGCCAGTACTGGTGAACGTCGCGTAGAAGGTACCGCCGACCTGCAGATCGCCGTCGACGTCAGCAATCCAGCGCGCAAGGCGGTCGGGGTCGGTGCACGCGTTCCATAAGTCATCAATGCCGGTGTCGTAAACATCCTCCACGCGCACCGCGCCATAGTGTCCGTCGAGCGCGTGCATCGTACCTATGGTGTTCATCAACAGCTCATTCTCTCGGTTGGGACGCGCTGCCGAGTGATCTCGGTGTGCAGAGCGTCGAGTCGGTTGCACTTCAGCAAGTTCGCCAGCGGCTGCCGGATGGTGGCGCAAAGTGTCGAGCACGGTCCGCGGTGGCTATCTGCCAGAGCGCGCATGACAATGTCGTCCACGGGAAGTGAGTTTACCCAGATGGATACGTAACCACAAGGTTACACAAAGGTCGCGGGACGGCGACATGATCACTGCGAGGACTCAGACGGGGTCTGTCCACCGCTGCCTACCAGGCATTCCTCACCAACTGCATTGAGCTACCCGGCGCATCCGGAGAAGCCACGGTGAGAGGGTGCAAGTCGTGGACGGCAAGCCGAGCATGCCGTTTTTCCGGCTGGGGCGGACACGCGCTGCTGACGCGGAATCGTCGTTCCGGGATTCTGGGAGTCAGGTCGGCTGCGGTTGCATGCGTGCTTCGAAGCGGACGGCTGCTTCGCGGATCGCCCAGTCGGGCGAATTCGTCAGAGCATTTGCGGCTCTCAGCAGCACCGGTCGGTAAGGGCTGGCGCGGATCAGCATTCCGGAGTGGTGTCGTCGGTCGATGAAGACGTTGGTGAGGGCTTCCATCAGCAGGCGTTCCAGCATCGGATCGGCGAAACCGCTCTCCGCGCGGGCGGATGCGACATACGTGCTCAGACCTGGAGCATTGCGTAGGACGTCGGCGACGGTGGCCGGCCGCAGCAGTGGGGTCGTTCTGGGGGTGTAGAGCGCGACCAGGTTGCGCGCTTGCTGGCCGGAGGGGTTGGTCGGGTCGGTCGCCAGCTGCGACATCGCGAAGGCGTTCAGGCGCGCCAAGTGTTCGTGGGAGGCGAGCCCGTGCGCCACTTGGCTGGTCATGGCCAAGGCAGCGCCGAACTGGCGGGAGCCGTCCATCTGTTCCAGGTCGATCAGCAGTGAGTCGATCATCCCGGTGCGGGTGGAGTCGCCGAGCACATCGAGCAACAGGTTGGCCTGTTCGGTGTCGGGCTCGGCGGCGACCTCACGGATCACCGACTCCATCACGTCGGAATATCTCGGCGTGGCGATGAGCAGGCTCATTGCTTCCATCCGGGCGGCGTATTCGAAGACGCGAGAATTGGGCAGCTCTCGGGTGAGTTGCTGGAACCACTTGTCGACGACCCGTCGCGGAATCCATTCTGCGCGGCGGTCTTTGAGCAGATCGGCCAGCTCCAGCCAGTCGGCGCCGCGGGCTGCGCCTTGCTCGATGCGGTCGTCGATGCTGTCGAGCATCGTGGCACCATCGCGCGGAGAACGCTGCGGTAACTCGGCGGGGTTCTGGGAGCGGGCCATCCCGTCGCAGCAGGCGCGCAGGCTGCCCGGCGGCAGTTGCAGCAGCGCCTCGTAGCGGGTCAGGACCGCTGTGGAGGCGACTTCGTTGCCGAGTTCGATCCGGCTGACCTTGGTGTCGTCCATCTTTTCGCCAGGTATGGCGAGCAGTTGCGCCCACTGTGCTCCGGAGCAGTCGCCGTAGTCGGACGCCCACCTGTTGATCCGTAGCAGCCACGCGGTGCGTTTGGTTGCGTCGACGCGGTGGGTGTCCAGTGGTGTGGTGTCGATCGGGATGCGTCGGGGTGCCCCGCGCAAGGTGCTCCAGGTCATGACCGCGTCCCCTCTGGCCGAGCCGGTGGTCCGCCCTGATCGATCACGCGCAGCTGAACTCACCGGTCGTTTTCCGCTGCTGCGGGGAGCGTAGCGCTGGGGCGCGCCCGTGACGAGATGTTCGGCGCGTCCAGGAGGGGTGCTCAGAGCCAGGCGATGAGGGAGCCCCACGCGAGGACCCCAGGCACTGCGATCGTCACCACGGCCGCAAGGAGCACGATCGTCGCGGTGGCACGGTGCCGGCGCGGGTCGGCGAGCCGGGCCAGTCGTCGCTCGGCGCTGAGGCCGCCTGCCCCCAACGTCGCGTCCGGCACACTTCCGCTCGCCAGCGCGACCAGCGCCCGCGCCACCGCCACCGGGCCGACCTCGGTGACGGCCACCTGATCCGCGAGCAACTCGATCAGCACGCTCACCTCGACCAGCCCCCGGTCACTGCGGATCCGCTCGGGCACGGCTGTGTGCAACACGGTGAAGAACTCCAGCACCAGGTCGTGCCGCTGCCGCAGGTGCGCGCGCTCGTGCGCCAGCACTCCTTCGAGCTCGTCGGTGGGCAGCGCCGCGATGGTCCCATTGGTCAGCACGACTCGCTGATGCCGGCCGGGAATGCAGTATGCCGTGGGCGTCGCGTGTGCCAGCACCGTGAAGTGCTCGCTGCCCAGGTGTGCCGTCGGTTGCTCCAGCCCGAGTGTGTCGACCAGTTCGGCGTGCTCACGTCGACTGCGTCGCAGGCCTCGCCCGACCCGGTCGCCCTGCAGCAACAGTCGTCCGATGAACAGCGCCGAGATCGCCAGACCGAGAACAAGCAGCGGCAGGTTGGTGCGTGGGTTCGGTATGGCGGTGCCATGACGAACGAACTGCAGAAAGATCAACGGGGCCAGGCAGACACCGGCGAAGACCGCCGACAGCGACACCGCCTGCCAGAGGATCAGCGCCGAACCGGGACACCGGTCGAGCAGCTGCAATCGAGGCAGAAGTCGCGGCACAGGCCAGGTCAGCACGACGGCCACGACGACCAGTGGAGCGACCAGCACGAGTGTCAGCCCTCGGTGTTCCCGGCCGGCATCGGCAATGCGTAGAGAGTGGAGCTTTGGCCCTGCGACGCCACCGCGAAGGTGAGTTCGCTGGTGCCACCGCGCGGCAAGGCCGTCTGACCTGTCGGATCGGTCGACGCACCCAGGGACCGCCCGGTCTTGTCGGCGGTGAGCACGCTCGTGCCGATCTTCGCCCACGTCAGGCTCGGCGAGATCGCCAGCGGGCTCCACAGCGCCGTGATCACGTGCGATTTGCCCTTCGTCATGTCGATCCAGGTGTTGCCTGCGACGGCCCAGGTCTGGTCCGGTGACAGCAGGAAGGTCGCGGCTGTCGGAGCCTGCAACGGTTGGGTCGTCGTCTGCGGAGTGAAGCCGGGAAGCGTGAAAGAGCGCACCATCGCCTGCTTCTGGTTGCCGGAGGGAACGAAGGCTGTCACCAGAAGTGTCGCAGTCGCGGCCAGGAAGGCACCAGGTGTGGTGCCCGCCGGCGCCGGCAACTGCGTCGCCACAGGAGCGTTGTTCGGATCGGTGATGCGCCAGGCGCGTCCGTCGTTCGTTGCCGCGACAAGCGAGCCGTCACCCAGCACGGCGACCGGCGTGCTTCCGGACGGGAGGGCCCGTTGGGCCAGCGCACCGTCATACAGGACGAAGGCGTGAGCGGTGTCGCCCGACTTCTGCACGATGACGCCGGAGGCGGTGAGGGTGACCGTGTCCTTGGCGGTGACCTTCCAGACGGTCGGGCTGCCGCCGGTCGTCGGCCAGGCGAAGATGCGGGTCGGCGTAGCGAGCACCACAGTGGGTTTGCCGCCGATGGGCATCATGGTCGGCCCGCTCGAGACGACGAGTGCGGCGGGCAACGAGTAGGCCCACTGCCGCTCGCCGGAGGTCGCGTCGAGTGCTTCGAGTCGCATGCCGCCGGTCGCGGTGTTGGCAGTGGTGCAGAAGACCTGGGTCTGGGTGGTCGCGATCGTCGAGCCCTGCCCGACCAAGCCGCCCACCGACCACGCGAAGGTGTCCGGCAGACCGACCGGCGCGTTGATGCCGGTGGGCAGCGCATTGGCCCCGGTGCGTTGCATCGTCGGCGTCGCGACGACGCTGCGGTGCTCGTGCCGTCTCACCGCGATGTATGCCGCAGCCGCCCCTCCGCCGAGCAGCGCCATGGCTGTGGCACCCGCCGCGACGCCGAGCAGCACATCGCGGCGGCGTGGCCCGTCCGTCTCGTCGTCGCCTTCGATCTTCGAAACGGCTTTTTCCGCAGTGTTTTTCGCGAGGCTGCCATCGGTGTCCGCGGGTCGCGGAGCCGGACGGGCCTCACGTGGCACGGGCCGCGCGGGTGTCGGTATCGACGGCGTTGTCTTGGCGAAGCCGTTCGCCGGTCGCCCGACCGGACGTTCGGCCAGTGCTGC is a genomic window containing:
- a CDS encoding BlaI/MecI/CopY family transcriptional regulator, with amino-acid sequence MARRSTKPLGDLERAVMEQLWALPTGDELTVREVHEALANRELAYTTVMTVLDRLAKKQLVTRVRDGRAWRYQAAASREQLTAETLRTSLAPLDAGDRQTVLMHFLQDASDADLAALRAGLAEVELRRS
- a CDS encoding SRPBCC family protein; this translates as MHALDGHYGAVRVEDVYDTGIDDLWNACTDPDRLARWIADVDGDLQVGGTFYATFTSTGAGAGRIEACDPPNHLLLVMLPETDDEQQIEAWLTADGDRTRLVVENRRIPLTELHLHGAGWQAHLEDLARSLAGKPSIWNTRWNELSPVYKTMQIV
- a CDS encoding M56 family metallopeptidase; translation: MLVAPLVVVAVVLTWPVPRLLPRLQLLDRCPGSALILWQAVSLSAVFAGVCLAPLIFLQFVRHGTAIPNPRTNLPLLVLGLAISALFIGRLLLQGDRVGRGLRRSRREHAELVDTLGLEQPTAHLGSEHFTVLAHATPTAYCIPGRHQRVVLTNGTIAALPTDELEGVLAHERAHLRQRHDLVLEFFTVLHTAVPERIRSDRGLVEVSVLIELLADQVAVTEVGPVAVARALVALASGSVPDATLGAGGLSAERRLARLADPRRHRATATIVLLAAVVTIAVPGVLAWGSLIAWL